One segment of Formicincola oecophyllae DNA contains the following:
- a CDS encoding phage tail protein — MAAPTTASTLGQAPTGPKGAGNAPVLLMLGGFMFSLNTASFTKSVRDTTASWASVDRFGLNDLQFMGLEGESLELDGVLYPHWRGARASLEYLRQMMFEGAPQTMIGPDGFVLGRYVLKELKQEHTLHSSDGNPRQINFTITLSLYDLQNPAIAALGRNLVDGVWQQLRRYAGLSL; from the coding sequence ATGGCGGCACCAACCACGGCAAGCACGCTTGGCCAAGCCCCCACAGGCCCCAAGGGGGCTGGCAATGCGCCTGTCCTGCTGATGCTGGGCGGGTTCATGTTCTCACTCAACACGGCAAGCTTCACCAAAAGCGTGCGTGACACAACAGCAAGCTGGGCCAGCGTGGACAGGTTTGGCCTCAACGACCTGCAATTTATGGGGCTGGAGGGGGAGAGCCTGGAGCTGGACGGGGTGCTCTACCCCCATTGGCGCGGCGCGCGCGCCAGCTTGGAGTACCTGCGCCAAATGATGTTCGAAGGGGCCCCTCAAACCATGATTGGCCCCGATGGCTTCGTTCTGGGCCGCTACGTCCTCAAGGAGCTGAAGCAGGAACACACCCTGCACAGTTCAGACGGCAACCCGCGCCAAATCAACTTCACCATCACATTGAGCCTTTATGATCTACAAAACCCAGCAATCGCAGCTCTTGGACGAAATCTTGTGGATGGTGTTTGGCAGCAGCTCAGACGCTATGCTGGCCTCAGTCTATAA
- a CDS encoding tail protein X, which translates to MVFGSSSDAMLASVYNANPGLADYGPILPGGLAITLPDGLGAAPPATNQAVRLWD; encoded by the coding sequence ATGGTGTTTGGCAGCAGCTCAGACGCTATGCTGGCCTCAGTCTATAACGCCAACCCTGGGCTGGCCGACTACGGCCCCATCCTGCCAGGGGGGCTGGCCATCACGTTGCCAGATGGGCTGGGCGCAGCCCCACCTGCCACCAACCAGGCGGTGCGGCTGTGGGACTGA
- a CDS encoding phage late control D family protein, with protein MVEDSAPTPAREGDWAVGTPVQGEERQRPLWQVSVNGQDVTGTLGRHLSSLTLTLPLEHSASTLDLVLADNPANPLELPALDATLEIALGWDGGVGGAILYPLGSFTLSALSSVGDSKTGCTLKLSATSAAHSGTSSGAMPTQGQQARSWLAGTTIGALVGTMAQELGLKPAVGAQLAEVALPHLDQVNESRLSFLQRLGRQHDATALPLAGRLVFLARGTGANASGQELPIVALEAAQTSHWELTRSEAQTMGTVQARYHDVGSATTHVVSVGEAKPAGGAAGSSGTGGSGTGGDDQPKPAFIINRTFRTKAEAEAAARAKLNELARQKEQLKLTLPGAPEIASGTIINLGASFRPAVAGLWQAGTITHQLDKKGGFTTILDQCKRPNQAPSMAATLSSAAVDSILQPASQRPVPPR; from the coding sequence ATGGTTGAAGATTCAGCCCCAACGCCAGCCCGTGAAGGCGATTGGGCAGTTGGAACGCCCGTCCAAGGGGAGGAGCGCCAGCGGCCGCTTTGGCAGGTCAGCGTTAATGGGCAGGACGTAACGGGCACGCTGGGGCGCCACCTCAGCAGCCTCACCCTGACGCTGCCGTTGGAACACAGCGCCAGCACCCTCGACCTGGTTCTGGCAGATAACCCAGCAAACCCCCTGGAACTGCCCGCCCTGGACGCCACCTTGGAAATTGCCTTGGGGTGGGATGGCGGCGTGGGTGGTGCCATTCTCTACCCGCTGGGCAGCTTCACGCTTTCTGCCCTCAGCAGTGTTGGCGACAGCAAGACGGGCTGCACGTTGAAGCTTTCCGCCACCAGCGCAGCTCACAGCGGCACTTCCAGCGGCGCCATGCCAACCCAGGGCCAGCAGGCGCGCTCCTGGCTGGCTGGCACAACCATTGGCGCGCTGGTGGGCACCATGGCCCAGGAACTGGGGTTGAAGCCCGCCGTGGGTGCCCAGCTTGCAGAAGTGGCCCTGCCCCACCTGGACCAGGTCAATGAATCAAGGCTCAGCTTCCTTCAGCGCTTGGGGCGCCAGCATGACGCAACCGCCCTGCCCCTGGCTGGAAGGCTAGTTTTCCTGGCGCGCGGCACGGGTGCCAATGCCAGCGGTCAAGAACTGCCCATTGTAGCGCTTGAAGCGGCGCAGACCTCCCATTGGGAGCTTACGCGCAGCGAAGCCCAAACCATGGGCACAGTGCAGGCCCGCTACCATGACGTTGGCAGCGCCACCACCCATGTGGTGAGCGTTGGTGAGGCCAAGCCAGCTGGCGGCGCTGCCGGCAGTTCTGGCACAGGGGGCTCTGGGACAGGGGGCGATGACCAGCCCAAGCCCGCCTTCATCATCAACCGCACCTTCCGCACCAAGGCGGAGGCAGAGGCAGCCGCCAGGGCCAAACTCAACGAATTGGCGCGGCAGAAGGAGCAGCTCAAGCTCACCCTGCCAGGTGCGCCTGAGATCGCCAGCGGCACCATTATTAACCTCGGCGCCAGCTTCAGGCCAGCCGTGGCGGGACTGTGGCAGGCTGGCACCATCACCCACCAGCTGGATAAAAAGGGCGGCTTTACCACCATCCTTGACCAGTGCAAGCGCCCCAACCAAGCCCCCTCCATGGCCGCCACCCTCAGCAGTGCTGCTGTGGACAGCATCCTTCAGCCCGCCAGCCAAAGGCCCGTGCCCCCACGCTGA